In Thermococcus sp., a genomic segment contains:
- a CDS encoding AIR synthase family protein translates to MKLPPGKLRNDVLREVVFPNLGVEDAKVVYGPREGFDSAVLEYDDEHYLIVATDPTLGVPAETFGFFTYHFAASDVAVFGARPRWLVVDLLFPLGASKRFLEDAMKALNDECKFYGSSIIGGHTGLYPSVSEPIATTTAMGLVRKDELKIPVARPGDKIVVTGKVALEFAVSAAYFREKELKKFLSFQEIERLKKLYRFETVVPDALAAKPFVRGMHDATEGGLTALHEIADNSGVGFRVCAEKLYLDPLVGKVLDFYGLEPWSVSSTGTLIAITHPEKSSSLIAELHKNGIMAFELGDFTEEDDRLLIENGEERPFPEFEGDPYVRLYGV, encoded by the coding sequence ATGAAGTTGCCACCCGGAAAGCTGAGGAACGACGTTTTGAGGGAGGTGGTCTTTCCAAACCTCGGCGTTGAAGACGCTAAGGTTGTCTACGGGCCGAGGGAGGGATTTGATTCGGCCGTCCTCGAATACGACGATGAGCACTACCTAATCGTCGCTACGGACCCAACGCTCGGCGTTCCGGCCGAGACATTCGGCTTCTTCACCTACCACTTCGCCGCGAGCGATGTGGCTGTTTTCGGAGCAAGGCCGAGGTGGCTCGTCGTTGACCTTCTCTTTCCTCTTGGAGCCTCAAAGAGGTTCTTAGAGGATGCTATGAAAGCCCTGAACGACGAATGCAAATTCTATGGAAGCTCGATAATCGGCGGCCATACCGGCCTTTACCCCTCCGTCAGCGAGCCTATCGCAACCACTACTGCAATGGGGCTTGTGAGAAAGGATGAGCTGAAGATACCTGTGGCCAGACCGGGTGATAAGATCGTCGTCACCGGCAAAGTAGCCCTCGAGTTCGCGGTTTCGGCGGCCTATTTCAGGGAGAAGGAGCTGAAGAAGTTCCTGTCCTTCCAGGAAATAGAAAGGTTGAAGAAGCTCTACCGCTTCGAAACGGTCGTTCCAGACGCTTTAGCGGCAAAACCCTTCGTCAGGGGCATGCACGACGCGACCGAAGGCGGCTTAACTGCCCTCCACGAGATAGCCGACAACTCCGGCGTTGGGTTCCGGGTTTGCGCGGAAAAGCTTTACCTAGACCCCCTCGTGGGGAAGGTCCTCGACTTCTACGGTCTCGAACCGTGGAGCGTCTCCTCCACCGGAACGCTGATAGCGATAACCCATCCTGAAAAATCTAGTTCGCTAATTGCAGAATTACATAAAAACGGGATTATGGCGTTCGAGCTGGGCGACTTCACGGAGGAGGATGACAGGCTCTTAATTGAAAACGGGGAAGAAAGGCCGTTTCCGGAGTTCGAGGGCGATCCGTACGTGAGGCTTTACGGTGTATAA